The Leucobacter viscericola sequence GCAAGAGGTATCCGTTCGTCGATCTAGCAACCCTCGCTCGAATGTGGTCGACGCAACAGACCCTTGTTATTGCCCCATTGGTCGGCTAGGTGTGGTCGGGACCACCGGGACTACCGGGATCACCGGGACGCAAGAAACGCCCACAGCCACAGACTGGCCGTATCCGTATCGGGCATGGGATCCTGCTGGATCCACGCCTCGATGATGCCCAGCAGGCCGCCCGCGATACCTGCCGCCTCAATTTCAAGGGGAACACCGCCGGTGGAGTCGGTGGATGAAAGTTCCAGTCCCTCCTTCACGAGGTCAATCGTGCGGGCACGCACTCGAGCGGCAACTCTCGCCGACCCCTGAGGGCCCAGCGCGAGTCGATACACGGGGGCGTACTCCGCGAAGTGTTCGATAAACCGGTGAATTTCCGTGGGGGGCTGAGCGGGGTCTGTCACAAGCACGGGTCGATTGATTCGAGTGCCGGCGCTCTCGATGGTCTCCAGGGCACTCGCGAGGAGCTCTTCGCGGTCGGTGAAGTGCTGGTAGAGGCTGCTGCGGTTTACGCCCGCGTGGGCGACGATCTCGGTCACCGGAATCTCGCCGATGGGCCGCACCGCGGCGAGTTCCAGGATCGTCGCGTGCAGGGTAGCGATGGTGCGCGCGGCTCGAGGATCCATGGTTCCAATTCTCCCAGGCGTCTGACCAAAGCTGTCAATCCGTAGTGAGTGAGCTGGAAATCAACAGTTCTCGTACAGTTTCTAGCTTCTCCAACATCTGTCGGAGTATGCTGTTCGGGAATCGATGCCGCGGGTGGTGCAGATCTCCCGCTCAAACTAGGAGGCAACATGTCTGTTCTTACCGCGCAGAGCACCATTGGTGAGTGGCTGGATAACCCGGAGGGTGCAGCGGCGCTCGGTGCGCTGCTCGCGCAGTCGGGGTCCGATGCCGGATCGCTGGCGCCCGTGCGCGCACTGCCACTTCAGCAGATGGTTGAGCTGAGCCAGGGCCAAATGCCGCAGTCGGTGATCGACGATCTCGTGCGCGCCGTCAACGGGGGCGTGATCCCTGAAGACACAGCACCCGCCGGTTGGCAGGAGCGCATCACGCAGGGTCGCTTCGACGGCAAGACCATTATCGTGACCGGTGCCGCGAGTGGCATCGGCCGCGCGACTGCCTCGCGCATCGTGCGCGAGGGCGGCCGGGTCGTTGCCGTGGATATTTCGGCGGAGAAGCTTGAGGCCGTTGCCGCAGGTTTCCCGGAGGGTCGTGTTGTTGCCGTTGCTGCTGACGTCACCAAGCAGGCCGATATTGATCGTGTCATCGCAGCGGCCGGTGACCGCATTGATGGCCTCGCGAACGTTGCCGGCATCAACGACGACTTCTCTCCGATCCACGAGACCAGCGACGAGACCTGGGATCGTGTCATCGGCATCAACCTGACCGGGGTGTTCCGGCTGACGCGCGCGGTTGTGCCATCCATGCTGCAGGCGGGCAAAGGATCGATCGTCAACATCTCGTCGGAAGCGGGTCTGCGCGGCAATGCCTCGGGCAACGCCTACACCGTCTCGAAGCACGGTGTGGTCGGCCTCACTCGCAGCGCGGCCTTCATGTACGCGCAGCAGGGGATCCGCGTGAACGCGGTCGCACCGGGCGGCGTCGCGACCGGGATCCCGTTCCCTCCGCACGTTTCTGAGACGGGCAGCGCGCGTCTGCAGCCCTTCCAGGCGGCGATCCCGTCGCTCGCGACCGCAGAGCAGCTCGCGGCCTCGATCACCTTCCTGCTCAGCGATGACGGCGTGAACATCAACGGCGCCGTGCTGCCCTCCGATGGCGGCTGGTCGGTGCAGTAATTTTCCGATCCGTCGTTAAAAACAGTGTTGCCATATTGCGGGTTGAAGCGCATTCAACCCGCAATATGGCAACACTCTTTTTTTTTTTGGGGGGGGGGAGGGGCTGGCGCCGCTAGATCGCGTCGCCGATCAGGGTCTTAGGTGACACCTTCTCCGCGACCTCGCGACGCTTCATCAGCACGGTGAAGTACCAGGCGGCCAGTGCGCCGACGAGACCGATGGCCGCGCTCACCACAAAGAACATGCTGTTCGCACCCGCGACGTTGTCTCCGAAGCCCGTGTAGATCGCGCCGCTAATCCAGGGGATCACGATGTCGGGGAGGTACCCAAAGAACGAGATCATTCCGATTGCAACACCCACAACGGCTGGCGGGATCCGGCACTCATCAAGAATTGCCCAGTAGACACCGCGCACCACATACATCAGCAGCCCCGCGGCGACGATCAGCGCATAGATGAGCCACATCGCTCCGTTGCCAGGAATAACCGCGAGCGAGATGAGCAGCACCGCTGTGATTGCCATCGCGATTGACAGCACCCGCGACCGGCCAAACTTATCCGCGAGAAAACCGCCGCTGAAGCCGCCAACCGGCCGCATCCACAGCACAATAACGGTGATCACCCCCGCACCAAGCTGCGTGGCGCCGTGGTTCACGTTCAAGAACCCGGAGAAGTAGTAGTGCGCCCAGAACAGGGTGTAGCCGCAGAAGATGATGACGATCATCACCCACACCTCACGAATGGTGAGGATCTTGCCGATTGCTCGGAACGTGTCTTTGGCCGAGGTCTTTTCTGCCGCGCCCTCCTTTTTCTCGCCGCGGTTCGGCATCAAGAAGAACAGTCCAACCGCGATCAACACAATCGCGCCGCAGTACATGTAGACGACCGCCTGGAACCCGGCCTTCGTCTCATTGAACGCGAGGTTCGCGCCGCCACCGGTGACAAGCGCAAAGACACCAACGGCGAGGCTTGCGAGCACGGCCTCAACGAGCCCACGCCCGCCGTCGAGCGCACCGAAGTAGCGGCCCTCTTCGCTGGTGTCGGCCAAGAGGTGCACCGATTTAAGCAGTGCGCTCCAGAACGTAAACACCGTCGCAAAACCCCAGACCAAAAAGATCGGCAGCAGGAATTCTTTCGGCGGAACCTGGGCGTACACAACACCGACGCCCGCGGTGACCAGCAGCGAAAAGATAATCAGCAGTTTGACCGAGAAGCGATCCGCCAACCAGCCACTCGGAATGTAGCCGATCACAAACATGAAACCGAGCATTGTGTAGAGGCCAGCGAGGTCTGCCTGGCTGATGTCAAACAGGGTGAGGATCGTGGCCTCGAAGTTCTGTCTGAGGTAGACCAGCGGATAGATGGAACCTGCAGCAAGAATGAGCAGGGCGAGCTCGAAAATCTTCTTTGATTGAGCGAGCTTTGTCATGGGTGGTGCTCCTAACGGTTGGACAGGATGTGGGAGGTACGTTCGAGAAGCGCGTCGGTTTGGGCAGAGATATCTGCGTAGACCTCGCCGAGCTCGCGGTAGAGAAGTGCGCGGTCAGGATCCGGCAGAAACACGTCTGCCTCGCGCACCATGCGCGCGCTCGCAGCGTCGAAGTCGGGGTAGACGCCGCAGGCCACCGCGGCGCAGATGGCTGCGCCAAGACCCGCCGCGTTCCGCATTTCGTTTCGCACGGCTGGCACGTTAAACACGTCGGCGAAAATCTGCATGCCGACGTCGCTGTTTGCGCCACCGCCAGACAGCACGAGTTTTTCGATCTGTGAGCCGAGCTCGGCCTCCATATCGCTGACGTGCTGTTTCATGCGAAACGCGATGCCCTCGAGAATCGATCG is a genomic window containing:
- a CDS encoding SDR family NAD(P)-dependent oxidoreductase, which encodes MSVLTAQSTIGEWLDNPEGAAALGALLAQSGSDAGSLAPVRALPLQQMVELSQGQMPQSVIDDLVRAVNGGVIPEDTAPAGWQERITQGRFDGKTIIVTGAASGIGRATASRIVREGGRVVAVDISAEKLEAVAAGFPEGRVVAVAADVTKQADIDRVIAAAGDRIDGLANVAGINDDFSPIHETSDETWDRVIGINLTGVFRLTRAVVPSMLQAGKGSIVNISSEAGLRGNASGNAYTVSKHGVVGLTRSAAFMYAQQGIRVNAVAPGGVATGIPFPPHVSETGSARLQPFQAAIPSLATAEQLAASITFLLSDDGVNINGAVLPSDGGWSVQ
- a CDS encoding MFS transporter, with translation MTKLAQSKKIFELALLILAAGSIYPLVYLRQNFEATILTLFDISQADLAGLYTMLGFMFVIGYIPSGWLADRFSVKLLIIFSLLVTAGVGVVYAQVPPKEFLLPIFLVWGFATVFTFWSALLKSVHLLADTSEEGRYFGALDGGRGLVEAVLASLAVGVFALVTGGGANLAFNETKAGFQAVVYMYCGAIVLIAVGLFFLMPNRGEKKEGAAEKTSAKDTFRAIGKILTIREVWVMIVIIFCGYTLFWAHYYFSGFLNVNHGATQLGAGVITVIVLWMRPVGGFSGGFLADKFGRSRVLSIAMAITAVLLISLAVIPGNGAMWLIYALIVAAGLLMYVVRGVYWAILDECRIPPAVVGVAIGMISFFGYLPDIVIPWISGAIYTGFGDNVAGANSMFFVVSAAIGLVGALAAWYFTVLMKRREVAEKVSPKTLIGDAI
- a CDS encoding TetR/AcrR family transcriptional regulator, producing MDPRAARTIATLHATILELAAVRPIGEIPVTEIVAHAGVNRSSLYQHFTDREELLASALETIESAGTRINRPVLVTDPAQPPTEIHRFIEHFAEYAPVYRLALGPQGSARVAARVRARTIDLVKEGLELSSTDSTGGVPLEIEAAGIAGGLLGIIEAWIQQDPMPDTDTASLWLWAFLASR